The Arachis hypogaea cultivar Tifrunner chromosome 14, arahy.Tifrunner.gnm2.J5K5, whole genome shotgun sequence DNA window TTTGTAGTGAACAATTCAAAATAAATGgtttcaaattacaatagagataaacatcaattttaaattattagtgtacacataaaaaattactaatttttagaaaaatatatgaatttacgtaaaattagtgaattaaaaTTGTCCATTTAAAACCACCAActcattatatttatataaaccaacacatttaaatttttaattatatatgttcaaataaaatttattaaaatttttaattttttattcttttttaatactattttttttttgcttgaatactaatttaaatgtgttggtttttataaaaataatgtgTTAATTTCAAATgaacaattttaaattacatcgatttttttagaaattaataattttttgttcgTGTATGTTACTAATCTaaaataatgtttaaaattttaaacttaactaaaacaaaaaaaagatacGAAAATTTAGTGCAACTATAAATATAGAGAATCGAAGAAGGTAGAAACCGTACGTGAATAGTATAAAGTTattgataattatttaaattatcaaatgaataaaaaaatatggttattaaaaaatgttatatGAATCTCCCCAATCACTTCTCTAAATAAATCGAATGACCTAGACTAGATTTAGCTCTCTATATAAATCTAATCACCCTGTTTTGATTTATGCATGTGTAAATCTAATCACTATGTTTAGATTTACTAGGATAGCATGCACGCATGCATAAATCGAAACAACCTGATtagatttactaggataacatGCAAATATGTATAAATCGAACCAGACtgttttgatttatatagaaAGCTAAATCTAGTCTGACTCATTTAATTTACATAGAGATGTGATTAGGGTGATTCACGTTGCATTTATGTGATTATATTTCTGCAATAGTCTGACTTGTATATAATTTTAATACTTATTatgctttttttaatttaaaaaaaataaaaaagttaatatctctatgtgttatatacttatatataatattttagataaattattttttaaaatattttgataaaaaaatatattattgttaCGTTGGGTAACCGAAGATTGATGAGCTAGACTCACAAGGTTGGCCCAATCGGGTGAATGAGGAGGCTTTTGATCCGACTCGCGGTCAAGAGTCCTCGTCCGACTTATGTATGTGCAAGGGAAGGGGGGTGGTACCTGGAAAGACActtcgatgcctaagtcagcaagagtCTAAGCAAGTTTAAGAGTATGAGACTTCTAATTACCTGAGGATTGTCAGTGTACTTATAATGGTAAACCCATAGCTACCGTTGGGATAGTTCtaccttttaaggaggataaccgtccctttatcttagggaggttgagatTTGACTTGGGGAGTGGGTTGAAAGATTTTagaggcagttacttatttgaatgagtgttatctgcccgTTAACACTCTTTACCGACTTCCTAGCGTTGGAACCGACCTCCTATGCGGATGTCAGTTGCGGGGGAAGGCCAACCTTACTGATGGGGCCTTCTTAAGGTGTTTGGGTCTGGGCCTGGACATTGGTCTAGGGTATGaacaattatataataatatttttaacaaaagtaattagttaataaattttgaatataacaatctaattatttgtcaagtaatataaaataaatttttaagagtaaagtatcgtttttgtccctaacgtttcaatcgtcctatttaagttcctaacgttttaaaactgactcaatgttgtcctgccgttagggatccgttaacagaattgacagcgGGATAAAATTGAGACATTTTTGAAACGATAGGGACTTAAAtatgacgaaaacgttggggacaaaaataatacatagaaataaattttaattttatcctttaataatatcaattttttactatacatagtattcaattattttttaatcacatctaagtaaattatacttaatcatattacttttattttaaataaattaatttttttataattttactcttaaagatttttagttatcatgaaatatttgtagaatgactagtatataaacttgcagaaaaaaaaataatatatatatatatatatatatataataaaatataaattataccttttgtctttaatgtatcaaaattctttaaaattataaaaaaaatgatttaaaatgaaagtaatgtgattaaatgtaatttatttagatgtaattataaaataattgaatactatatacagtaaaaaattaatattattgaaagataaaattaaattaaaatttatttttgtatatcgtttttgtccctaacgttttcgtcctatttaagtccccaacgtttcaaaatcgtctcaattttgttccgccgtcaattctgttaatggatccctaacggcaggacaacattaagtcaattttgaaacgttagggacttaaataggacgattgaaatgttagggacaactttgggacttactccaaatattggggacaaaaacaatacttttggGGGATTGTTTTACATGAAAACCACAACgtttaaaatttttacaaacaaaataaatatcaCTATCGGGTCTAGGTTCTTTATTATTTAGTAATCCAAGTtcatctaatatattttttggGTTGGTAAATAAATGGTCCATCAGCTTCCAGCCATTAGAGCCATACATTCTGACCTCAATTTTCTATTAGCTTCAACCATGAAGCACAAAGCCAGTCTGTCATTtccataattttattatataactaAAGACATTTTAGACTTTTTATTCATCACTATATGACAAAAATTTGACTGCTAATTAGATCGTACTTGCTATATTGCTGTACCAAAAAAGTGATTGGTACATGTGAAAGTTTAACCTTTTAATAAGGCACATATATATCAAATATTTTATGAAACGTTATCATAGTTAGTAATTTGTAAGCAGTTACAAACCTTTGTTTCTTGAATCCTTGTAAATTAAAGTTATGAACCTTAATTTACTAGTActaattatgtatttaattttccTGTCATGTGTGCGTATAAAAATTTATCTTTGATCTTATCCATATACATGTCCCACTatcttaattttatatatatactgtatataatataagtaaaaaaaaagagtttactTACTGCAACAAGGTATCCTTTTTTAATAAGCCTTGAAAACGAGTGTATATGAAAGGACACTGAACAATTTATAATAAGTAAGATatctatttaatttttcttgtcatATTAGGGTGATGACTGATGAGTAAGTTTGTCTTTATATATGTTTGCCTTAAATGATATGTTGACATATTTTAATAGGAAATAAGATAGAAAATTTTTTAAGGATATCATCCATTTTATTGGTACCATGTACGGGTCATGGACGAAAATAAATTGTCTTATTCTCTATGTATAATGTCAAAAGAGTACAAGGAAGAATGCCATGAGCTGAGCCATTCAAGTAAGTATGTGATTGCTTATTGGATCCAAAAAGTTGACTTAATGACCTTTTCAACATGCAGCCCGGTTTGTTGTTAGATTCTGTAacttagttgaaaaaaaaaatttattcttggtTTATTGAAAGacgtgagaaaaataaaaaggatcatatttattgtttaattttgacATTAAAAAGGgtcatattttaaataattagtgAAGAGACAAAATTAATTATCCTAGCACTTTTACtagtttaaaaatttatgattgaatttttatgaaaataaataaccatttgtacctataaaagataaaaatgctGACATATACATCTATATTAAATCGAAAACTTGTATTCACcttccgtgtgacaaaagtattCTGTTTTTAGAGGATTAAAGTGCCATGTAGAGTACAGAGGGTATTTTATGTGGGTACAAATTTAGTTTCGATCTAATATGAATGCATATGTCagtattttgtaattaaatttttactagttatttttttagcaaaaaacaaaatactaaaaaatttacTCTTTAGAATATTTCATAATAGATTACaccgaataaaaaaataaaatttttaaaatatttgtatcttttaataaaaatagcTTGAAGAAATCTAATTACATATTAAATTTAGTCTTTATTTAAATGTtaaatagatattaaattatACATGAGctcaacaaaaataaagaaataacaagaaattaattttaaataagtcATCTGAGAAGCTAacatcagtaaaaataataagtttaatAAGCTTTTGTCCCAAATAGTTTGCAACTTGCTCTTCTCTATGGAGCATGAAGATTTACATGTTGAATGGAACACTACCAGTTGATAATGACCAAGGTCTGGATatctttaataataattattaatacattgAATTATCGTATTTCAAGCAATTAGGGGTGTTTATAAGGTGGATAAAATCGGATTTGTCTTAATTTAGATCTGGTTCTCTAAATGTATACtgagtatattttttttagatcttAACCCGATCATAGATCTAATgaaacttaaatattttttttgtcacaaCTATATCGAGTTTAAATCGGATGAAAACCGagtctttaaaattttaacaataatttataaaaaaaacttatttataatgcacttatttataaaaaagaaatttattactgaAAAGTTGATATCTATATTTGAACTTAAATTTGACAATTTgtccataaattttaatttgatgcttattttaaattaatttaaaagttaaaacatatatttttttagttcccTTGAATTGTACATAGGTCGGGTAAAGATGAATTCGTTTTGTTCCGAATCCGACCCAAAATAATTATTAAGTCTATTTTTAAGACTTTTACCTAACTTTAAACCccataaaatcacaccaaattaatttctaaattattctgACCTTCATCGAATCCATGGACACCCCTCCAAGCAATCAACCTAACCAATGATTTCTAAAGCCACCTTGCCATGACAACATCAAACATCTTCTTAGGCCAAGAAAAATATACCTCAACATTACATCCAAAATTGTTCATATTTTACCACATGTTCATCTTCGTTAATGTCATGTGTCACCCACCGTGTTGGCTCTTGAGTGCCAGCTACCATGCATTAgttgataatattaatattaattaaaattattctttaatCTAATTGTCCTCAGTTTACATTTAAAGCTGCACTAtctaaaagtttttaaaaagttAGAGGAAAGACTATTATTAATTAATAGAGTAATACTAAGAAATTATTaaccaacttttttttttactaacatCAATCaaccttttaaaaattattttgtttattttaaatttcaatttttaaattctaaattataaatttaaacactaaaattaattagtattaactaactaaaaattaattttctatactttttcttatTAAAGTCATGCCCATTTGTCAATCTCCACTTCCTTTGTAATTCTTCAAATTCGCAGCACGGTTTAATGCTACTAACGTACATATATATGGTTGGGTAAAAATAAAGTGAAAGTTTTTAATGGATGAGTTTAACACATGTTTTTACTAAACAATTTCTACTTACTATACAATTTCTACTTATATACAATGTATTGTGATTTATAATACAAACCTCCAAAAAAACGCAAGGTGAAGAAAATAAGTAATATttgactaaaataattaaatatataagtaTGCTAACAGAAAAGGTGATAAGGTACCTTAGCTTGATCaaaggaagaataaaataaagatataataTAAGAGACTTGAAAGTCCaagataaaaaagtaaaaattacaaaataaaagacCTTAAGCTAGGGTAATATCCAAATAGGATGACAAAAAAAGTTTACCTCTGTTAAAAATATTTGGTAACTCCCATCTTCCAAATCGAAGATGCCAATATCAGAAGAGGGAGTAGTGTTTTCAAAGTACATTTCACGCTTGTTATCTGTAAAGTAGATTTGATTTCCTTTGCAATTCAAAATATTGCTTGGCAGTATTTGAACAGAAGAATTGAGTCCAATTACTAGTATGTAATTCCCCAAACTGTGTATTCTTGACCATGTTTTCTCATTTTTCCTCAATTCATAGATATCAAATTTGACAGTTTCGCACTCGCAGAACCGCTTTTGATTCTTCATGTAATACCTATATTTTGCCCCTTTTACCAGCATCAATAAACTTCCATTATCACCTCCAATTAGATAGTAAGAACAATTAGGCATTCCTACAATGGATGGAGGTGGTGTGGCTTCATGTTTTCCTCCCACTGGTCCTGACTTTGTTCTTGTATCAAATTCATATAGTTGGCCATTACCGTCTACTGCAAATATTTTCTCTTCAAAAAATATGACATCATGAACGTCGTCGTCTAGATCTCTTGTTGGAAATCTACTCCATCTCTTCTCCTTGGGCATGTAAAAGGCCAATTCTAGTAATGATCCATATATAACCACTGCTATAAAATCACTGTCATTGTCATTGTTAGGAGCCGAATTTATAATAGCCTTCCAAATTTGGGTTTGATGCATGAAAATGGTATTTCTAGTGATAATTCTGTCCCCACAATACATAGTACATTCATCcccattaatattaattatatttggaaGAGTTGAAACTGGAGGAAGATCCAAGTGAACCTTTGTAAATGGATTTAGGATTCTTATCGTACCTTCATATACCATTATGATCATCAACCATCCATGACAAGAACCACACATAATGTTGTCTTGCATATCTGGTAAGATGAGGTGGTAAATCCCCTTCTCTTCGAGACTACGAGTGTCAAGAATTCCTTCATCTTCGGGAGCACGAACTTCTTCTTCAAGAAcatgagcttcttcttcaaaagattcTGTAGCAGCACTGCCCATAGATAGTACCAGCCACGGAACTTTGTTGCCATCAGGAATTTTTGGAAGTTTTAAGTTCCATTGCTTACAAACCAATCGAAGTTGCATGTAATTATCATATGAATAGAACCTCTTTGTAATTTCGTTTAACAAATCTTGATGAATGTTTGACCATCGATCAAACTCACCCATTGCAAATTTCAGATGAGACCCAAACTGATTTATAGAATACAAAGGAGAAGACTACTCAAATTAAAAGACATGGAtggttattatatttaaaattaaccaTAGTAAGTAAGTtattgtgttttttaaaatttaaactgatttcttattttttgaaaagatcTCCTACGTATAGACCTTTTTAATTGAtatcattttattaataatataacaatatataattcaataatattcactaaaaagtaaaaaccaaactcagttttatatataattaagaatCACACTAGttaaatctcttttcaaattaaatcaaaattaaattttaaaatttcaaaataaaaaaatttaaattccaaCTAAATGTCTTAACTCTTATGAGAACATAATAaatctaaaaatcaaattttaacaaaCTCATAAATCAacctttcaaaattttatcttcaaatttataatttgacccatgaaaaaatattagagttaatagagtatttttttataaattaaaagtatctataattaaaaacctaattaaatatttgactatatattttatagaagaaatattatgttaattttaatatggttgatataaaaataatttaattacaaattaaaaacaatattaaaatttaattaaaaaaatatagatacttaattacaaattagtaaaataataaaattatagaatcGATTAATtacatttataaaaaatatagaatttattttactaaaaagatAAACTTTTTTTCCatataaatcttttcaaatctttcttcaaatcaaatcaaaatcaaaatttaaaatttcaaaaaaaaaagaatttaaattccAACAAAGCCTCCtataaaaaatatgaattgaAATAGGAGCTAATCCTGAACTTTCCGCtctatacaaatattttttttttttggtgattcgCTCTATACAAATATACCCTAACATACATTTCTCCCTGTCCTCTTGTCCGTTTTTCATTGTGGAAAAATTTTTCTTCCCATCTCCAATTAACACGGACATTATTCTATTTAATAAAAACTATATTTGAtggactttttttatttaaaaaaataattatgttattttcccattataaaataaataaaaagaatgatAAAGTTTTGCATTTAAGTGCAATTTTTCGATGAAACGACTAAAATGACTTTTACAAGGTTTATGCTggctcaatttaattttatttaacttaaaatttaaacgaatttaattttagagataaaaatttatctatttaaatGGGTAAGAATTTAgaatttgttatttaaaattttaaaattttattggatcAATCTAAAATTGATTGCCTTGGTTGGGTTTATAATTTAGTTGGTAgctgattaaaaaaaataaataaccatGAAACAATCTAGACTCAGTtactgtttaattttttttttttttggttgcccaCGGTATCCCCTAACCCGACAGgctaaggactaatccgtcgcgaaccactcgaccaacccaagttggtttactgtttaattttttttccctctATTCTTGCTTCTTGGGCTTAAGCCTTTTGTATACCGGAAAAAAAATTCACCACCTCGTTTTTGTGGGCTAGAAGCATGAAGCCCTTTTCAAATTTTGGAATATTTCGGTGATTTGAGAATGGAGAACAAGACAGACACAAAAattaatggttttttttttttaatcttgttttactttatttttcgcacaaatttaaaataaaaataaaataataaaaaatataattataaatagtgataataaaagaaaaaataaaaaaataaaatgtgtttccgtatttttgtatttttattgacaGAAAAAATACAACATATACTAATTTGTCACAAAGATGCAAGCTAATCCAAATCCTAGAGAAAGTCACTTTTCTGCTATTAGCATTTAAGAAAGGGACAAGAAAGGAAGAGGGGCAAGAAACACAATTTTATATCTCAAATTCTCAATGTCCTATAAGTAAGACTGGCAATGAGTAGAGTAAGATAGGATTTGGACTCTACCCTAATTCTATTCGcgagttgaaaattttattaaaatcctaccctaccctactcgtgagttgagaatctctcaaccctaaccctacccgcatcctaaagttctaaaccctatCCTACCCTGCCCTACtcgcagaaatatcaaattttttcaaagtaaatataaaattcaatcatttcaaattttatacatattaataacataaaaaataaaaaactaatgctctaaattactaaattaactaactagtttagtggttgttcacttattgtaagtcattacaCAAGAGAGGTTGTGGGTTCAACTTTCACTTcttttattatatactaatttttataaaatatgtgttatatataagGTGCGGGTAGGGTAGCCTACCCTACCCGAACGGGTTGGACCAGGTTGGATACCTGCGggtagggtatgaattgccagccctaCCTATAAGACATAAAAATAGTTACACCGATTtactttattttcatattttagagAGTAAAAACTAGTTAAaccattttgatttattttggcaTAGAAGGATATAAATTACCAGCCCTACCTATAAGATACAAAAATAGTTACACcgatttgttttattttcatattttagagAGTAAAAACTAGTTAAaccattttgatttattttggcaTAGAAGGATTTgtgttttcaattttaatatttttatttttaaaattttgtaaaaaaaaataaaaaacaaaatttattattttttataaaattctgagaataaaaattaattaaaaaaaacaaaaaataaaacttaaatgaaACGCATTCTAAAATTGTATTGTTTCAttgttttgtttcttcttcttcaaaaaatctaaaaaaaaaaaaaacatgaaagcTAAATTTGGGTAATATCCAAATATTTGATTACATATTAGGACGACAAAAACCTAAACTAGGGTAATATCCAAATAGGACGACAAAAAAAGTCCACATCTGTTAAAAATGTTTGGTAACTCCCATCTTCCAAATCGAAGATGCCAATCTGAAAAGGGGGAGTAATGATTTCAAAGTACACTTCACGCATGTCATGCATGTCATCTGTAAAGTAGATttgatttcctttgcaatttaaaAAATTGCTTGGCAGTAATTTAACAGAAGAATTGAATCCAATTACTAGTATGTAATTCCCCAAACTGTGTATTCTTGACCatgttttctcattttttctcaaTTCATAGATATCAAATTTGACAGTTTTGCACTCGCAGAACCGTTTTTGATTCTTCATGTAATACCTATATCTTACCCCTTTTACCAGCATCAATAAACTTCCATTATCACCTCCAATTAAATAGTAATAACAATTAAGTATTCCTACATTGGATGGAGGTGGTGTGGCTTCATGTTTTCCTCCCACTGGTCCTGACTTTGTTCTTGTATCAAATTCATATAGTTGGCCTTCACCGTCTACTACAAATATTTTCTCTTCAAAAAATATGACATCATGAACGTCGTATAGATCTCTTGTTGGAAATCTaatccatctcttcttcttgggCATGTAAAAGGCCAATTCTAGGAATAATCCATATATGACCACTGCTATAAAATCACTATCATTGTCATTGTTAGGAGCTGAATTTATAATAGCCTTCCAAATTTGGGTTTGATGCATGAAAATGGTATTTCTAGTGATCATGTCGCCCTTATAACCCAGAGTACATTCATCTCCATTAATATTAATTACATTTGGAAGAGTTGAAACTGGAGGAAGATCCAAGTGAACCTTTGTAAATGGATTTAGGATTCTTACAGTACCTTCATCTACCATTACAATGATCAACCATCCATGATAAGAACCACACATGATGTTGTCTTGCATATCTGGTAAAATGAGGTGGTAAATCGCCTTCTTTTCGAGACTACGAGCGTCAAGAATTCCTTCATCCTCGGGAGCACGAACTTCTTCTTCAAGAGCATGAGCTTCTTCTTCGAAAGATTCTTTAGCTGCACTGCCAGTGGATAGTACCAGCCACGGAACTTTGTTGCCATCAGGAATCTTTGGAAGTTTCAAGTTCCATTGCTTACAAACTAATCGAAGTTGAATGTAATTGTCATATGAATAGATCCGCTTAGTAATTTCGTTAAACAAATCTTGATGGATGTGTGACCATCGATCAAACTCAACCATTGCAAATTTCAGATGAGACGCAAACTGACTTacagaataaagaaaaaggctacTCAAAAGACTTGGAAGGTTATTATATTTAAAGATGAGATAAGATAATATTTGACACGTTTAAAATTAATTTCTGGCCTAACTTTGATGGAAAAagataatacaatttaatccattatataagttgaattttaattattaaaaaatatttttaaaaaatatattttaaatatttttatttgagtgattttttaagattaattatgattacttagttattttgtatttcaaaatttaaactaatttttcaGTTTTCATGAAGATATAAAGACCTTTTTAATTGATATCATTTTGTCAATAGTATAACAATGTATAACTCAATAATATTCACTAGAAAATAAAAGCCGATTTcagtttttatatataattaagaatCACACTATTTAGAGAGTATAGAATATATGATTTAGTTActgtttaatgttttttttcaCCTCCATTATTGGGCTTAAGCTTTTTGTATACTGGAAAAAAGAAATTTACCACCTCATTTTTGTGGGCTAGAAGCACGAAATCCCTTTCAAATTTTGGAATATTTCGGTGGTTTGAGAACTAAGACTCCTGAACAAAAAAAAGAACGAAAACAGAACATAAAAAttagtgtttttttattttatttagtgataaattaattataaaacagaataaataataaaaaatata harbors:
- the LOC112743247 gene encoding F-box protein SKIP23-like, whose amino-acid sequence is MVEFDRWSHIHQDLFNEITKRIYSYDNYIQLRLVCKQWNLKLPKIPDGNKVPWLVLSTGSAAKESFEEEAHALEEEVRAPEDEGILDARSLEKKAIYHLILPDMQDNIMCGSYHGWLIIVMVDEGTVRILNPFTKVHLDLPPVSTLPNVININGDECTLGYKGDMITRNTIFMHQTQIWKAIINSAPNNDNDSDFIAVVIYGLFLELAFYMPKKKRWIRFPTRDLYDVHDVIFFEEKIFVVDGEGQLYEFDTRTKSGPVGGKHEATPPPSNVGILNCYYYLIGGDNGSLLMLVKGVRYRYYMKNQKRFCECKTVKFDIYELRKNEKTWSRIHSLGNYILVIGFNSSVKLLPSNFLNCKGNQIYFTDDMHDMREVYFEIITPPFQIGIFDLEDGSYQTFLTDVDFFCRPIWILP
- the LOC112743246 gene encoding F-box protein SKIP23-like codes for the protein MGEFDRWSNIHQDLLNEITKRFYSYDNYMQLRLVCKQWNLKLPKIPDGNKVPWLVLSMGSAATESFEEEAHVLEEEVRAPEDEGILDTRSLEEKGIYHLILPDMQDNIMCGSCHGWLMIIMVYEGTIRILNPFTKVHLDLPPVSTLPNIININGDECTMYCGDRIITRNTIFMHQTQIWKAIINSAPNNDNDSDFIAVVIYGSLLELAFYMPKEKRWSRFPTRDLDDDVHDVIFFEEKIFAVDGNGQLYEFDTRTKSGPVGGKHEATPPPSIVGMPNCSYYLIGGDNGSLLMLVKGAKYRYYMKNQKRFCECETVKFDIYELRKNEKTWSRIHSLGNYILVIGLNSSVQILPSNILNCKGNQIYFTDNKREMYFENTTPSSDIGIFDLEDGSYQIFLTEEDGEWGPTENARNAKNGDGDNYSPMAENETGTGINSGGGDGEQGGIPLHAPPRPAPLTCLRFH